The following nucleotide sequence is from Phacochoerus africanus isolate WHEZ1 chromosome 6, ROS_Pafr_v1, whole genome shotgun sequence.
tgctGATGGTCGAGCTGACTGCTGTATGGACAGGCCTGTCTTTGTGGTGACCAATGTTGTCTCACTGTATTTCAGGTTCCCTGAGTCCCAGGAAAGATGTCTTACCAGCAGCAGCAGTGCAAGCAGCCCTGCCAGCCACCTCCTGTGTGCATACCCAAGTGCCCTGAGCCATGTCCACCCCCTAAGTGCCCTGAGCCATGTCCACCTCCTTGCCCACCTGTGGTGTGCCCACCTCCAGTATGCCAGCAGAAatgcccaccctgcccaccctgccca
It contains:
- the LOC125128899 gene encoding small proline-rich protein 2E-like, which translates into the protein MSYQQQQCKQPCQPPPVCIPKCPEPCPPPKCPEPCPPPCPPVVCPPPVCQQKCPPCPPCPPCPPCPPCQQKCPPKCL